One stretch of Schizosaccharomyces pombe strain 972h- genome assembly, chromosome: III DNA includes these proteins:
- the ssb3 gene encoding DNA replication factor A subunit Ssb3, protein MERPTPRVTKDMLPECSGKTVRIVGKANQVEGETAKVDSNGSFDMHLTVDNTLEPNHFYEFVVSVKPDSSVQLLTCVDFGTDIDMEVYQKLVLFSHKYNSLFFE, encoded by the exons atggAACGCCCTACACCTCGAGTTACGAAAGATATGCTACCAGAATGCTCTGGAAAAACGGTTCGGATTGTTGGCAAGGCGAATCAAGTTGAAGGTGAAACTGCAAAAGTCGATTCCAACGGTTCTTTCGATATGCACCTCACTGTG GATAACACTCTTGAACCCAATCATTTCTATGAATTTGTCGTTTCTGTCAAACCAGATTCTTCGGTGCAGCTTTTAACCTGTGTTGATTTTGGCACTGATATTG ATATGGAGGTATACCAGAAACTCGTTCTATTCAGTCATAAGTATAActcacttttttttgaataa
- the rpm1 gene encoding 3' ssRNA-specific 3'-to-5' exonuclease, whose product MNYRQLFLLQNVNLESNYLLKRVCLSLKLSPCKLTRKFHHACPSSSKVLKYFRITGCLINFGKQPANDHHLWGHCGARLKHTQSDLIDRFKNANLKSVNEENLKKFFSELENHGNIRQWLKDKFEKDKRAAVCPTTTKSEEEKLENDFEYSFDLEDFSSENFRQYDRGDLLVFYRGSEGIELAACTGTNVWNYSNVLTSINENGTIKEFRTSRVLLRCPNVFKKLKEVQQPLSDVSVPSDVLPFTIKLLKKISQRAQDLSRSHRNEFLRILTEFNIPNKLDNSASFSDLLKFVYKTSKPSPYAKISLLHFLLTESKHFLISDHIFSEIQKVYFLPSSQNDSFDDVVACLRQKSTPYLSFIKKARHLIQVSRDKYKLPISTEEIKPVVYSQVTWTEFEKKLLRYLVQEMIAKSIQSLPNTHLCQVYKEVGLQTHERGLTSDQFAKFLTDIGVWASWQPPRLFQQEYSIAGLGTNPQLDAVYERECNHFKKFVKNELKDSLESQRVDLRHLKAFAFDSSSTKEIDDAISVEELGMSNSWLHIHVANPTSTVDIRSPLGTFAERNFQTIYHPNKIVYMLPLNITQKYWSLDSSSTAQRALTFSAKISKNGDILDYKVRPSFISSVIKYTPQQLDKALHSNRSIAKDIVSGPVDEETKGVSNDHMKDILRIYELSKQACFSRLQKFAFVIAQPTPTVELLPNNVPYNLGDLNHPVYWSSFPTISLNVSEGYSLAESVISECMILAGRVSSLFFQEHKLPGIFRGQPYPIMDGVRRKAFETLLSNRSSWGLVETKYSLSVMPLFESSHLASTPVSHFSLGLKDGYIQSTSPLRRFTDFFTHHQIQSVLLKTPKNTIPDGILRGKLNLYNQKEKSIKTIGRYINRFWALKYIERLPKVQKNIYHGYLMVSELSTPQVMLEELGVKAHIDILPDEAFRLANTRQAFTIKDVFPESNILLVALAT is encoded by the coding sequence ATGAACTATAGGCAAttgtttcttcttcaaaatgttaatttagagtctaattatttattaaaacgTGTATGCCTGTCTTTAAAATTGTCTCCTTGTAAACTTACAAGGAAATTTCATCATGCTTGCCCTTCCAgttcaaaagttttgaaatatttccGCATAACTGGATGCCTAATAAATTTCGGGAAACAACCAGCAAACGATCATCATCTTTGGGGACATTGTGGTGCGCGTTTGAAGCATACTCAATCAGATCTTATTGATcgatttaaaaatgctaaTTTGAAATCCGTGAATGAGGAAaaccttaaaaaatttttctctGAATTAGAAAATCATGGAAACATTAGACAGTGGTTGAAAGACAAGTTCGAGAAGGACAAACGCGCTGCTGTTTGTCCTACTACTACAAAATCTGAGGAAGAGAAGTTggaaaatgattttgagtattcttttgatttagaAGATTTCAGCAGTGAGAATTTTAGACAGTACGATCGTGGAGATTTGCTAGTGTTTTATAGGGGCTCCGAAGGCATTGAACTTGCTGCATGCACTGGTACTAATGTTTGGAACTATAGTAATGTATTGACCAGCATTAACGAAAACGGTACTATTAAGGAATTTCGTACATCTAGAGTTTTACTGAGATGTCCTAATGTCTTTAAAAAGCTGAAAGAGGTGCAGCAACCTCTTTCTGATGTTTCTGTTCCTTCTGATGTCCTACCTTTCACTAtaaagttattaaaaaaaatctctcAAAGAGCACAAGATTTAAGTCGAAGTCACCgaaatgaatttttgcGAATATTGACAGAATTCAATATTCCAAATAAACTTGACAATTcagcttctttttcagaccttttgaaatttgtGTACAAAACTTCGAAGCCTAGCCCATATGCTAAAATCTCATTGTTACACTTTTTGCTTACAGAAAgcaaacattttttaataagcgATCACATATTTTCcgaaattcaaaaagtcTATTTCCTTCCCTCTTCACAAAATGATTCTTTTGACGACGTTGTTGCATGCCTGCGTCAGAAATCAACACCATATCTTTCGTTTATAAAGAAAGCTCGTCATTTAATTCAAGTTTCCCGAGATAAATATAAGTTACCTATAAGCACCGAAGAAATAAAACCCGTAGTTTATTCACAGGTCACTTGGactgaatttgaaaaaaaactattgcGGTATCTTGTTCAGGAAATGATTGCAAAAAGTATTCAAAGTTTACCAAATACACACTTGTGTCAGGTTTACAAAGAAGTTGGCCTTCAAACTCACGAGAGGGGATTAACTAGTGATCAGTTTGCTAAATTCTTAACGGATATTGGCGTGTGGGCTTCATGGCAGCCCCCGAGGTTGTTTCAACAGGAATACAGCATTGCTGGCCTTGGTACTAATCCTCAGTTAGATGCTGTGTATGAACGTGAGTGTAATCActttaaaaagtttgtaaaaaatgaattaaaagattCACTTGAATCGCAACGCGTCGATTTAAGGCATCTTAAAGCGTTCGCCTTTGATAGTTCTTCTACGAAAGAGATAGATGATGCGATTTCGGTTGAAGAATTAGGGATGTCTAATTCCTGGCTTCATATCCATGTTGCTAATCCTACGAGTACAGTTGACATTCGCAGTCCTTTAGGCACGTTTGCTGAAAGGAACTTTCAAACTATTTATCATCCCAACAAAATTGTGTATATGCTACCTCTCAATATCACTCAGAAATATTGGAGTTTAGATTCATCTTCTACAGCTCAAAGAGCATTAACTTTTAGTgctaaaatttcaaaaaatggcGATATACTTGATTACAAGGTTCGGCCTAGCTTCATTTCCTCAGTTATCAAATACACACCCCAACAACTGGATAAAGCTTTGCATAGTAATCGATCAATTGCGAAAGACATCGTTTCTGGACCAGTGGATGAGGAAACAAAAGGAGTATCAAATGATCACATGAAAGATATATTAAGAATATATGAACTTTCGAAACAAGCCTGTTTTTCTAGGTTACAAAAGTTTGCGTTTGTTATTGCACAACCCACTCCGACAGTTGAATTGCTGCCTAATAATGTCCCTTATAATCTTGGTGATCTGAATCATCCAGTATACTGGTCTTCCTTCCCTACAATTAGTTTGAACGTTAGTGAAGGGTATAGCTTGGCAGAATCAGTAATATCAGAGTGCATGATATTGGCTGGCCGGGTTtcatcattattttttcaagaacATAAATTACCTGGGATTTTTAGGGGCCAGCCTTATCCAATTATGGATGGTGTACGAAGAAAAGCGTTTGAAACTTTGTTAAGTAACAGGTCATCTTGGGGACTCGTTGAAACTAAGTATTCACTTTCTGTAATGCCTTTATTTGAAAGTTCACATTTAGCCTCCACACCTGTTTCCCACTTTTCTTTGGGGCTAAAGGATGGCTATATTCAGTCTACCTCTCCTTTACGCCGGTTTACCGACTTCTTCACTCATCATCAGATTCAGTCGGTATTATTAAAGACTCCAAAAAATACTATACCTGATGGTATTCTTCGTGGAAAACTAAATTTGTACaaccaaaaagaaaaatcaattaaaactATAGGAAGATACATTAATCGTTTCTGGGCCTTAAAATATATAGAGAGACTTCCAAAggtacaaaaaaatatttatcatGGATATTTAATGGTTTCAGAACTTTCAACACCTCAGGTCATGTTGGAAGAATTGGGTGTTAAAGCGCATATTGATATTCTCCCGGACGAAGCATTCCGGTTAGCAAATACTCGCCAGGCATTTACAATTAAGGATGTCTTTCCGGAGTCTAATATCCTATTAGTTGCTTTAGCGACCTAA
- the pxd1 gene encoding protein Pdx1: MIESKGETAPSLNLNDVNVEENDAAQSFAEKVQRFRYQMKVHAAPRQKTLHSFLKKDNANIHDFTKVEKPHIRSSKSKVSYNSITSRVTKYFEEKNNSVDQLHSESLTPLSFGHTIPKKKPLLMTASVSEDSRVRVSKRQFKSKVVHPEIAISIAKRHKPKFPLSDELMNVEPGFHHSNIGCQITPYLWISSFRTNVYYLIGNEGDLLSQQVPSISGELNMLRGVCTRIDDDNRYDIEQAGSCFGMSVFPTSDSGEESFTTLESDPIVNCEHDEKKVADNLLVPQVMCSSNISTFFRSPGGKKLYHYLWKNSNALRISSNDLLEILLKHGVYVSLDTLHSWLQERNVNFEK, translated from the coding sequence ATGATTGAATCTAAAGGTGAAACAGCACCctctttaaatttaaacGACGTTaatgttgaagaaaatgatgcTGCGCAAAGTTTTGCAGAGAAGGTTCAGCGGTTTCGATACCAGATGAAAGTCCATGCAGCACCGCGACAGAAAACGCTGCATTCTTTCCTGAAAAAGGATAATGCTAATATTCATGACTTTACTAAAGTTGAGAAACCACACATTCGTTCTTCTAAATCGAAGGTTTCTTATAACAGTATTACATCAAGAGTTaccaaatattttgaagaaaaaaataattccGTTGATCAATTGCATTCAGAAAGCTTGACCCCATTAAGCTTTGGCCATACCATTCCCAAGAAAAAGCCGTTACTTATGACGGCTTCTGTTTCAGAAGATTCTAGAGTTCGTGTTAGTAAGAGACAATTTAAGTCCAAAGTTGTTCATCCAGAAATTGCTATTTCTATTGCTAAAAGGCATAAGCCAAAGTTTCCTCTGTCTGATGAACTCATGAATGTCGAACCTGGGTTCCACCACAGCAATATCGGTTGTCAAATTACGCCTTACTTATGGATATCATCATTTAGAACTAATGTCTATTACCTAATTGGAAATGAGGGTGACTTATTGTCCCAACAAGTACCTTCGATAAGTGGGGAGTTAAACATGTTGAGAGGAGTATGCACCCGTATCGATGATGATAATCGCTATGATATTGAACAAGCTGGTTCTTGTTTTGGTATGTCGGTATTTCCAACCTCTGATTCTGGAGAAGAGTCTTTTACCACCCTTGAGTCCGATCCGATAGTTAATTGCGAACACgatgaaaagaaagttgCTGATAATCTCCTGGTTCCTCAAGTAATGTGTTCTTCTAATATTTCAACGTTCTTTCGAAGCCCTGGTGGAAAAAAGTTGTATCATTATTTAtggaaaaattcaaatgcCCTACGTATTTCCTCAAACGACCTTCTCgaaatacttttaaagCACGGTGTTTATGTATCTTTGGACACTCTGCACTCGTGGCTTCAGGAAAGAAAcgtaaattttgaaaagtga
- the trp1322 gene encoding TRP-like ion channel protein translates to MKPRPYSVFLFLHIVFYSLLSAVNGSPSLDYFETCSNFVPRAGIPTFSPYAVIKNFDEVNRMYYIQVVGNLSGVITIVGGNGSHIHAASVYSETYALGKLVTSNTTKLCDVVMDPHSFEVPIKCPWAAGSAAFMVKVPFKSTLSDYSKYELTTLTTRVIVVDGTPEKNVITCMKFGLSTTLYYFYPVISYLVVVSLAYVSFSIIYALFLNPWTGSLDPFKSIFNFNMDPDALRLTSLGFFDFVQYLQFAVSTAQVSVMFPKFYINIMAALSWGTALFRFPIFSEPAEYQFADFADLSVASSSYADYLPKSYGMYSFLDSIGIGTACWLPFLIVMVIYLFAALFVALLVIFLKWLMSRIFNETIAETRWDTWSFIAGSLIRLYFLTYFPTVAYMSFQFVAPPTGYEIIPVLWFIFFGIFIPVYLYMNLAFVEPSSKLLEDQTYLHLFGSIYNSFREERVMFWIFPIAVQFMRGITVGVIGSSGSAQLAIFFILEVANVVAYAYVRPHFPQTSMNTLNTFISTMRLITVILMIPLDPRLKVLGISRDLLAYAILFIHIMVCILFLLLSTQRFMEVSARLLGAKSESKGVPLDRPFGWARVFGINELRRRRLKDPYSNGNTMMFDHSTYNSNEMSVPLTPVSVCSNSLKKDGEAAPPKLFVQTNCIPPVTQASSLVPSKNNTASSSSLMLDSPVTPSSPYSTSQGYSFYRPPKPKSSVRKRDMDQLRALQLDFLNNKPNLLRHDVNYAVREADVYHPHVDTSIDSLSQISSQPFEMRPTAIPPPPKNAFQRAWQIVQSTAKSIWHSDPPKESEKGFVVLRSRPRPNLQKPLPQLHIEPSRDEQYSMERKKTDDSLAESAWSIPHP, encoded by the coding sequence ATGAAGCCTCGCCCGTACTCTGTTTTCCTCTTTCTTCATATCGTTTTTTACAGCCTTCTTTCAGCAGTGAATGGATCCCCAAGTTTGGATTATTTTGAGACTTGTTCAAACTTTGTACCGAGAGCAGGTATTCCTACCTTTAGCCCATATGCAGTTATCAAGAATTTTGATGAAGTGAATCGGATGTACTACATTCAAGTAGTGGGGAATTTATCCGGAGTTATAACGATTGTGGGTGGAAATGGCTCACATATTCACGCTGCTTCAGTTTATTCGGAAACTTATGCGTTAGGAAAACTGGTCACATCCAATACCACAAAGCTTTGTGATGTTGTTATGGATCCTCATTCTTTTGAAGTCCCCATAAAATGTCCTTGGGCAGCTGGAAGTGCCGCTTTCATGGTTAAAGTTCCCTTTAAATCCACCTTGTCCGATTACTCAAAATACGAATTGACTACATTAACAACGCGAGTAATCGTTGTTGACGGTACTCCCGAGAAAAATGTAATAACTTGTATGAAGTTTGGTTTGTCCACAACtttgtattatttttatccaGTTATTTCATATTTGGTTGTTGTGTCGCTCGCATATGTCTCGTTTTCCATTATTTatgctctttttttaaatccatGGACCGGCAGTTTAGATCCATTTAAGTcgatttttaattttaatatggACCCTGATGCTCTTCGTTTAACATCCCttggattttttgattttgtgCAATACTTGCAATTTGCTGTTTCTACAGCTCAGGTTAGTGTTatgtttccaaaattttacatAAATATTATGGCTGCTCTTTCTTGGGGCACTGCTCTATTTCGATTTCCCATTTTCTCCGAGCCTGCTGAATATCAATTTGCAGACTTTGCCGACTTGTCTGTAGCATCCTCTAGTTATGCGGATTATTTGCCTAAGTCATATGGCATGTATTCGTTTCTCGATTCTATAGGAATAGGTACTGCATGCTGGCTTCCGTTTCTTATAGTCATGGTTATTTACTTATTTGCTGCGTTATTTGTAGCATTGttggttatttttttgaaatggCTTATGTCTAgaattttcaatgaaaCTATTGCCGAAACTCGGTGGGATACTTGGAGCTTCATTGCTGGTTCTCTGATACGTCTTTACTTCTTGACATATTTCCCTACCGTCGCTTATATGTCATTCCAGTTTGTCGCACCGCCCACAGGTTATGAAATTATCCCCGTTTTGTggtttatcttttttggaATCTTTATTCCGGTGTATTTATATATGAATCTCGCTTTTGTTGAACCATCGTCCAAACTTCTTGAAGATCAAACATATTTGCATTTATTTGGCTCTATATACAATTCGTTTCGAGAAGAGAGAGTTATGTTTTGGATCTTTCCAATTGCCGTACAATTTATGCGTGGTATTACGGTTGGTGTCATAGGAAGTTCCGGCTCTGCACAATTAGCCATATTCTTTATACTTGAAGTTGCTAATGTCGTGGCGTATGCTTATGTGCGACCACATTTCCCGCAGACGAGTATGAATACGTTAAACACCTTCATCTCTACCATGCGCTTGATCACGGTTATTCTAATGATTCCCTTAGATCCTCGATTAAAGGTTCTTGGCATTAGTAGAGATTTACTGGCCTAtgcaattttgtttattcacATAATGGTTTGTATCCTTTTCTTACTTCTGTCAACTCAACGATTTATGGAAGTCAGTGCACGGTTATTAGGTGCTAAAAGTGAGAGTAAAGGTGTCCCACTCGATCGACCATTTGGTTGGGCCAGGGTATTTGGTATTAATGAATTGAGACGCCGGCGTCTTAAGGATCCATATTCCAATGGCAACACAATGATGTTTGATCATTCTACCTACAACTCAAATGAAATGTCAGTGCCACTTACGCCAGTCTCCGTTTGTTCTAATTCCCTTAAGAAGGATGGCGAGGCTGCTCCGCCAAAATTATTCGTTCAGACTAACTGTATTCCTCCAGTTACGCAAGCGTCGAGTCTTGTCCCTTCTAAGAACAATACAGCATCTTCAAGTAGTCTAATGTTGGATTCTCCTGTTACTCCCAGTTCTCCATACAGCACATCACAAGGATATTCATTTTACCGTCCACCTAAACCAAAGTCATCTGTTCGTAAACGGGACATGGATCAACTACGTGCTTTACAATTAGACTTTTTAAACAACAAGCCTAATTTACTACGCCATGATGTTAATTACGCGGTTCGTGAGGCCGATGTCTATCATCCACACGTAGACACAAGTATTGACAGTCTATCGCAAATCTCTTCGCAACCATTTGAAATGAGGCCCACTGCTATTCCACCTCCTCCGAAAAATGCATTTCAACGGGCGTGGCAAATTGTCCAATCAACAGCTAAGTCCATATGGCACTCAGACCCCCCGAAAGAATCTGAAAAAGGTTTCGTCGTTTTACGTTCTCGTCCACGGCcaaatttgcaaaagcCTCTTCCTCAGTTGCATATAGAGCCTTCCCGTGATGAACAGTACTCCATggagagaaagaaaacCGATGACTCATTAGCGGAGTCAGCCTGGTCGATTCCACATCCATAA
- the fyu1 gene encoding UTP-glucose-1-phosphate uridylyltransferase → MDLAPRPLGRQHSKSQSAFAFDNTATSIAASTMKNELNHLASTVKDPLAKKAFQKEMDNFFSLFSRYLQEDARGSEINWDLVESPKPEQVVEYDTITEAGGLSRDYLNKLAVLKLNGGLGTTMGCVGPKSIIEVRDGNSFLDLSVRQIEHLNRKYNVNVPFVLMNSFNTDEATAKVIKKYEAHKIDILTFNQSRYPRVHKETLLPVPHTADSAIDEWYPPGHGDVFEALTNSGIIDTLIAQGKEYLFVSNIDNLGAVVDLNILNHMVETNAEYLMELTNKTKADVKGGTLIDYDGNVRLLEIAQVPPQHVEEFKSIKKFKYFNTNNLWFHLPSVKRVVNNHELSMEIIPNKKTIKHKGENINIIQLETAAGAAIRHFKNAHGVNVPRRRFLPVKTCSDLLLVKSDLYSINHGQVEMNPRRFGGTAPLVKLGAHFKKVADFSAHIPSIPKILELDHLTITGDVNIGRNVTLKGTVIIVASDANRIDIPNGSVLENCVITGNLNILEH, encoded by the coding sequence ATGGATTTGGCACCACGTCCCCTCGGTCGTCAGCACAGCAAGTCGCAATCggcttttgcttttgacaACACCGCTACCAGTATTGCTGCCAGTACTATGAAGAATGAGCTGAATCACTTGGCTAGCACCGTAAAGGATCCCTTGGCTAAGAAGGCCTTTCAAAAGGAGATGGACAACTTTTTCAGCTTGTTCAGTCGCTATCTTCAGGAGGACGCTCGTGGCTCGGAAATCAACTGGGACCTTGTAGAGTCTCCCAAGCCCGAGCAAGTCGTCGAATACGATACCATTACCGAGGCGGGCGGCCTGTCTCGTGACTACCTTAACAAGCTTGCCGTCCTCAAGCTTAATGGTGGATTGGGCACTACGATGGGTTGCGTTGGACCCAAATCCATCATTGAAGTTCGTGATGGTAACAGTTTTCTGGATTTGAGCGTTCGTCAAATCGAGCATTTGAATCGTAAATACAATGTTAACGTTCCTTTCGTTTTAATGAACTCTTTCAACACCGATGAGGCCACCGCCAAGGTCATCAAGAAGTACGAGGCCCATAAGATCGACATTCTCACCTTTAATCAATCCCGTTATCCTCGTGTTCATAAGGAGACTTTACTACCCGTTCCTCACACTGCCGACTCGGCTATTGACGAGTGGTATCCTCCTGGTCATGGTGATGTGTTTGAGGCCCTCACTAACAGCGGCATCATCGACACCCTTATTGCTCAGGGTAAGGAGTATTTGTTTGTCAGCAACATTGACAACTTGGGTGCCGTTGTCGACTTGAACATCTTGAACCATATGGTTGAGACCAATGCCGAATATCTTATGGAGTTGACCAACAAGACCAAGGCCGATGTTAAGGGTGGTACTTTGATTGATTATGATGGTAACGTTCGTCTTCTTGAGATTGCTCAAGTTCCTCCTCAACACGTGGAGGAATTTAAGTCTATCAAGAAGTTCAAGTACTTCAACACCAATAACCTTTGGTTCCATCTTCCCTCTGTTAAGCGTGTTGTCAACAATCACGAGCTCAGCATGGAGATCATCCCCAACAAGAAGACCATCAAACACAAAGGTGAGAATATCAATATCATTCAATTGGAAACTGCCGCTGGTGCCGCTATCCGTCATTTTAAGAACGCCCACGGTGTTAACGTCCCTAGAAGACGTTTCTTACCCGTCAAAACCTGCTCTGACTTACTTCTCGTCAAGTCTGACCTCTATTCCATCAACCATGGTCAGGTTGAGATGAATCCTCGCCGATTCGGAGGTACCGCTCCTTTAGTCAAATTAGGCGCACACTTCAAGAAAGTTGCTGATTTCTCTGCTCACATTCCCAGCATTCCAAAAATCCTTGAACTTGATCATCTGACCATTACTGGTGACGTTAATATTGGTCGCAATGTTACTCTTAAGGGTACCGTGATTATTGTCGCTAGTGATGCCAACCGTATTGACATTCCTAATGGTTCTGTCCTTGAGAACTGTGTCATTACCGGTAATCTCAATATCTTGGAGCACTAA
- the lap2 gene encoding aminopeptidase Lap2 produces MKLRLDPSTQSNYHDVSISKLDWHARIDFDQELLHGKVSFVIQSARVSQALSHIILDTSYLEIKNVTINDIPTPFRVDKRRGFLGSALHIVPADEIPSSKSCILTILYSTTKDCTALQFLKPEQTIGGKFPYVFSECQAIHARSFIPCQDTPSVKVPCTFKIRSKLPVIASGIPCGTANFCNGSLEYLFEQKNPIPSYLFCILSGDLASTNIGPRSSVYTEPGNLLACKYEFEHDMENFMEAAEQLTLPYCWTRYDFVILPPSFPYGGMENPNATFATPTLIAGDRSNVNVIAHELAHSWSGNLVTNESWQCFWLNEGMTVFLERKILGRLYGEPTRQFEAIIGWGELEESVKLLGEDSEYTKLIQNLEGRDPDDAFSTVPYEKGSNFLYEIERVIGGPSVFEPFLPFYFRKFAKSTVNEVKFKHALYEYFSPLGLASKLDSIDWDTWYHAPGMPPVKPHFDTTLADPCYKLAESWTNSAKNSDDPSKFSSKDIENWSAGQKSLFLDVVYEAVSFPHNYIKRMGDVYSFAESKNAELSFRFFKLALKSKYKPLYNTIAERVGSVGRMKFVRPIFRLLNEADRAFAIETFEKYKHFYHKICASQVEKDLGLSE; encoded by the coding sequence atgaaACTTCGTTTGGACCCTTCCACTCAATCTAATTATCATGATGTCTCAATCAGTAAGCTCGATTGGCACGCTCGAATTGACTTTGACCAAGAGCTGCTCCATGGTAAAGTATCCTTTGTGATTCAATCTGCTAGGGTGTCCCAAGCCCTGTCCCATATTATCCTTGACACTTCTTACCTCGAAATCAAGAATGTAACGATTAATGACATCCCTACTCCTTTCCGTGTTGATAAGCGGCGCGGATTTTTGGGTTCAGCTTTGCATATCGTTCCCGCTGATGAAATCCCTTCCTCAAAATCCTGTATACTTACAATCTTATATTCCACTACTAAGGATTGTACAGCACTTCAGTTTTTGAAGCCTGAACAAACGATAGGTGGTAAATTTCCTTATGTTTTTTCGGAATGTCAAGCCATTCATGCACGTTCATTCATTCCCTGTCAAGATACTCCTTCTGTTAAAGTTCCGTGTACTTTTAAGATCCGGTCCAAACTTCCCGTAATCGCATCGGGTATCCCATGTGGAACAGCTAATTTCTGCAATGGCTCTTTGGAATACCTGtttgagcaaaaaaatccaatccctagttatttattttgcatTCTCAGTGGTGATTTGGCCTCCACAAATATAGGTCCACGTTCTTCTGTATACACAGAGCCTGGCAACTTGTTAGCTTGCAAATACGAATTTGAACATGACATGGAAAACTTTATGGAAGCCGCCGAGCAACTAACACTTCCTTATTGCTGGACACGGTATGATTTTGTCATCCTTCCGCCTTCCTTCCCATACGGAGGTATGGAGAACCCTAATGCTACGTTTGCTACGCCGACACTTATTGCCGGAGATCGCTCCAATGTTAACGTTATTGCTCATGAATTAGCCCATTCTTGGAGCGGTAATTTAGTTACTAATGAGTCATGGCAATGCTTTTGGTTGAATGAAGGTATGACTGTTTTCTTGGAACGCAAAATTTTAGGCCGTCTTTATGGTGAGCCGACTCGCCAATTTGAAGCCATTATTGGCTGGGGTGAATTAGAAGAATCGGTTAAATTGTTGGGTGAAGATAGTGAGTATACGAAGTTGATTCAAAACCTCGAAGGAAGGGATCCCGATGATGCCTTTTCCACTGTTCCTTACGAAAAGGGCTCCAATTTCCTCTATGAAATAGAGAGGGTTATTGGTGGTCCTTCTGTTTTTGAACCATTCCTTCCCTTTTACTTTAGGAAATTTGCAAAGTCTACCGTAAACGAAGTCAAATTCAAGCATGCACTGTATGAATACTTCTCACCTCTTGGGCTTGCATCTAAGTTGGACTCGATTGATTGGGATACTTGGTACCATGCTCCTGGTATGCCTCCGGTTAAACCACATTTTGATACAACGCTTGCAGATCCTTGCTACAAGCTTGCAGAAAGCTGGACTAATTCTGCTAAAAATTCTGATGATCCCTCCAAGTTTAGCAGCAaagatattgaaaattgGTCAGCGGGCCAgaaatctttgtttttggaTGTTGTTTATGAAGCTGTCTCTTTTCCTCacaattatattaaaagaatgGGTGATGTTTACTCGTTTGCCGAATCGAAAAATGCAGAGTTATCTTTCCGGTTTTTTAAACTCGCATTGAAGAGTAAATATAAGCCATTATACAACACTATTGCAGAACGTGTTGGCAGCGTTGGCCGTATGAAGTTTGTTCGCCCAATTTTCAGACTGTTGAATGAGGCAGATCGTGCTTTTGCAATTGAAACGTTTGAAAAGTATAAGCATTTCTATCATAAAATTTGTGCTTCTCAAGTTGAAAAGGACTTAGGCTTATCTGAATAG